In Candidatus Electrothrix scaldis, the genomic window TCTCGGGACATTGCTCGGGGTGCTCTCCATGCTGCTCATTCTTTCTTGATTTGGTCATAACGGAATACTGAAGAGGCTGTGTTGCTGCGTAATCCGCAGCCAGTCATATCCAGAATACATAAACACATTGCTTGAACCTTTTAATCTGAAATCCCGTGTCCTACCTCGTCCTCGCCAGAAAATCCCGACCCCAGACCTTTGCTCAGGTGGTCGGCCAGAAAGCCGTTGTCCGTACCCTGCAAAACGGATTAGTACAGAACCGGGTGCCCCATGCCCTGATCTTCAGCGGGGTGCGCGGTACCGGTAAAACTACTCTTGCCCGCATCATGGCCAAGGCCCTGAACTGCGAAAAGGGAGAACCGCCTGAACCCTGCAACGAATGCCGCTCCTGCAAGGAGATCATGGCAGGGAGTTCCGTTGATCTGCACGAGGTAGATGGTGCCTCCAACCGGGGTATTCAGGAGATCCGGGAGCTGAAGGAAAATATCCGCTTCATGCCCACCAGCTCCAAGTTCAAGATCATCATCATTGATGAGGTCCACATGCTCACCACCGAGGCCTTTAACGCCTTGCTCAAGACCCTTGAGGAGCCGCCTGAGCATGTCTATTTCATGTTTGCCACCACGGAATTGCACAAGGTGCCGGTGACCATCCTTTCCCGCTGTCAGCGCTACGAGCTCAAGCGTGTTTCTCATGCGGAGCTGTCTGCCCATTTTGCCTCTTTAGCGGAGCAGGAGGGAATCAGCATTGATGAGTCAGCCCTGAACATGGTGGTCCGTGAGGCAGGAGGTTCGGTGCGCGATGGCCTTAGTCTGCTGGATCAGGTCTTTTCTTATTGCGGCGACAACGTCACTGGCGAGGAGGTGGCTGATGTGCTGGGCCTGGTCAGTCACGAGGTGATTGCCGATCTTGCCCGCGCCCTGCTCGCAAAAGATATTGCCACTGCCCTGGACTGTTTGGAGAAGGTCTATAGCTACGGCATGGATATCAAACGCTTCATTAATGAAGTGCTGGCCTGGTTTCGCAATCTGGTGGTGTGCAGCGTCAGCAAAGACCCTGCTCAGCTTCTTGATCTCCCTGTCGATGAACTGACCCTGTTGCAGGAGGTGGCAGCAGCCTATTCTGCGCAAACGCTGTTCATGATGTTCAATATGCTGCTTGAAGGGCTGGAAAAGGCTGCCTTTTCTCCTCGTCCCCGCTTTGCTGTGGAGATGACCTTTATCCGGGCCGTGCAGGTGGATGATGTGGTGCCGGTGACGGACCTGCTTACCCGCCTTGATGATGTGCTGGCTGGTGTGGCCTTGCCGCAACAGCAGGTCGCTCGGCAAACAATGCTATCACAGCCTCCATCGCAGACGCCTCAGCAGGTTTCGCAGCCAGGGCAGGGCAGGGGAGCGATAATGTCTCCACCGCCTTCGTCTTCACAAGCTGTACCTCTTGCCGAGGTCGAAAAAAAAAAAGAACCTGAACCGGTAATCCCTCCTCCGCAAGAGCCTCCCCCTGTGGAGGAGCAGCGACCGCCGGAACCAGATCCACCCGAAAAATTAGTAGGGGCGACTGGCCGGTCGCCCCTACCTCAAGATACAGGTGCCCCGGTTTCATCAGGTGCGCATACAAAAGATGTGCGCAAGCTGTGGCCCGGTTTTGTCCAGTATGTGCAGGAGCGGGTTCAATGGATGGCGGCGGCCCTGAAAAGTTCTTCCTCTGTTCGTTTGGAAAACGGTGTCCTGACCGTGAATTATGATGATTCTGCGGACTGTATGCTGCTGGGGAATAAGGAGAACCTTGTGCAGCTGACTGAGTACGCAATGGATTATTTTCAGGAGGAGCTGGAGGTGACCTTTAAGGTGCCCAATTCTTCCGCCTGTGCCACAGATTCAAACGGTGCGGCAGCTGTTCGACAAGAGCGGAAAAAATTGGCCAATGATGCATTAGTCCTGGCAGCCGTGGATATTTTTAGTGGTCAGGTCGGGGATATTCGGGTTGGTGCTCGTTTCCGTGGAACTTTGAATGAGGAAAAAAATGACGAATAATCCTAAAAAATGATTATACTGCTCCGTAAGGGGCGACAGGCAACCCCTTGGCGGCAAACGACTATAAGCTCCTTTCACCCTTTCTGGGGTTGGGAGAGTAACAAAACATGAAGGTAGAAGTGGTGATTCGAGGAATCATTACCTCCTTTCATATAAAAAAATATAAGGAACGATAATGAATATCTCTGATATGATGCAGCAGGCAAAGCAATTCCAGGAAAAAATTGGCTCCATGCAAGAGGAGTTGGCAACCAAAACCGTGACCGGTTCTGCTGGCGGTGGGATGGTGAGTGCCACTATGAATGGAAAGGGCGAGCTGGTGGGCCTTTCCATAGAGCCTGGTATCGTCAATGCGGACGAAGTGGACATGCTCCAGGACCTGGTTGTTGCTGCCGTCAATGATGGGGCTCGCAAGGCGGCTGAGTTGGGCAAGGGTGAGATGTCCAAACTGACTGGTGGCCTGAATATTCCCGGCCTTTCCTAACGTTCGTAAATAACGACCAGACGACTATGCAGGTTATTCCTCCGGCACTGGAACGGCTGATTACCGATCTGACCCGCTTGCCGGGTATCGGGCAGAAGACTGCTTCCCGGCTGGCCCTTTATCTCTTGCGACGTCCTGCTGCTGAGGCCCTGAATCTCTCGGCGAGCCTAGCCGAGCTGCACTCCTCAATCCGTCTGTGCAGTAGCTGCTTTGCCTTTTCTGAGAACGATCCCTGTCGCATCTGTGAGGATGCCCGCCGCAA contains:
- a CDS encoding YbaB/EbfC family nucleoid-associated protein — its product is MNISDMMQQAKQFQEKIGSMQEELATKTVTGSAGGGMVSATMNGKGELVGLSIEPGIVNADEVDMLQDLVVAAVNDGARKAAELGKGEMSKLTGGLNIPGLS
- the dnaX gene encoding DNA polymerase III subunit gamma/tau codes for the protein MSYLVLARKSRPQTFAQVVGQKAVVRTLQNGLVQNRVPHALIFSGVRGTGKTTLARIMAKALNCEKGEPPEPCNECRSCKEIMAGSSVDLHEVDGASNRGIQEIRELKENIRFMPTSSKFKIIIIDEVHMLTTEAFNALLKTLEEPPEHVYFMFATTELHKVPVTILSRCQRYELKRVSHAELSAHFASLAEQEGISIDESALNMVVREAGGSVRDGLSLLDQVFSYCGDNVTGEEVADVLGLVSHEVIADLARALLAKDIATALDCLEKVYSYGMDIKRFINEVLAWFRNLVVCSVSKDPAQLLDLPVDELTLLQEVAAAYSAQTLFMMFNMLLEGLEKAAFSPRPRFAVEMTFIRAVQVDDVVPVTDLLTRLDDVLAGVALPQQQVARQTMLSQPPSQTPQQVSQPGQGRGAIMSPPPSSSQAVPLAEVEKKKEPEPVIPPPQEPPPVEEQRPPEPDPPEKLVGATGRSPLPQDTGAPVSSGAHTKDVRKLWPGFVQYVQERVQWMAAALKSSSSVRLENGVLTVNYDDSADCMLLGNKENLVQLTEYAMDYFQEELEVTFKVPNSSACATDSNGAAAVRQERKKLANDALVLAAVDIFSGQVGDIRVGARFRGTLNEEKNDE